In a genomic window of Verrucomicrobiia bacterium:
- a CDS encoding fatty acid desaturase codes for MRTGKELILATKPYAKDSTARSWAYLLSTAFLLAGALAGTLWNFHFAGRILCSLLAGLLYLRFFVIYHDQQHDAILPHSRLADGLMRVFGILILSPSSVWKSSHNHHHNHNSKLRGSHIGSYPIMTREQFLKAPKAERLRYLFMRHPLTILFGYVFVFQYGMCLYPSLTKPREHYDGLLAFLVHTLLAAAIIWWFGWLALVLTLLLPHFIASAIGSYLFYAQHNFPSVSFRDNSCWAYDTAALESSSYLRTGQLMAWFTANIGYHHVHHLNSRIPFYRLPEVVAAIPELQRPKTTSLRLGEIFRCLRLKVWDADVQRMVSLRALHSRKWQSQPAPGFAERGTDS; via the coding sequence ATGAGAACGGGCAAAGAGCTCATACTGGCGACCAAACCGTACGCGAAGGACTCGACGGCCAGGAGTTGGGCGTATTTACTTTCCACGGCATTCCTTTTGGCGGGCGCCCTGGCGGGCACTCTTTGGAACTTTCATTTCGCCGGCAGGATACTCTGCAGCCTGCTAGCCGGGTTGCTGTATCTTCGATTTTTCGTCATCTATCACGATCAACAGCACGACGCCATATTGCCTCATTCCCGGCTCGCTGACGGATTGATGCGTGTGTTTGGAATTCTGATTCTGAGCCCCAGCAGCGTTTGGAAAAGCTCACACAACCACCACCACAACCACAACTCGAAGCTTCGCGGGTCTCATATTGGCTCCTATCCGATCATGACACGGGAGCAATTTCTTAAGGCGCCCAAAGCCGAGCGCCTTAGGTACCTGTTCATGCGCCATCCGCTGACCATTTTGTTCGGGTATGTCTTCGTATTCCAATACGGCATGTGTCTTTATCCCTCGCTGACCAAACCGCGGGAGCACTACGACGGGTTGCTCGCATTCCTGGTTCACACGTTGCTGGCGGCGGCGATTATCTGGTGGTTTGGCTGGCTTGCGCTGGTGCTGACCCTGCTCCTCCCTCACTTCATCGCCAGCGCGATTGGCAGTTATCTGTTCTATGCCCAACACAACTTTCCGAGCGTATCGTTCCGGGACAATTCCTGTTGGGCTTACGACACCGCGGCGCTGGAATCCTCGAGCTACCTGCGGACCGGCCAGCTCATGGCGTGGTTCACGGCCAACATCGGTTACCACCACGTTCATCACCTCAACTCTCGCATCCCCTTTTATCGCCTGCCCGAGGTAGTGGCCGCTATTCCCGAGCTGCAGAGGCCTAAAACCACCTCGCTGCGCCTGGGGGAAATCTTTCGTTGCTTGCGCTTGAAGGTTTGGGACGCCGACGTTCAGCGTATGGTAAGTCTCCGCGCGCTCCACTCACGCAAATGGCAATCGCAGCCGGCCCCGGGTTTTGCCGAGCGGGGCACCGATTCTTAG
- the rplC gene encoding 50S ribosomal protein L3 produces MPVGLLGKKLGQTRVYNAKGVITPVTIVLAGPNRVLQCKNQQSDGYNAVQLGFGDQKEQRLAKSLLGHIKKFSGTAVKRIREFRDFSKEVKPGDVIGATLFAPGDYVDAIGITKGRGFEGVVGRHAFAGGDSTHGAKGWHRRSGAIGQRLFPGTVMRGMKMPGHMGQVRRTAQNLEVIQVREAENVLLIRGAIPGSNGDYVLIRESKKRPKGWRPHAERAENKKAETKKK; encoded by the coding sequence ATGCCAGTAGGTCTCTTAGGGAAAAAATTGGGCCAAACGCGTGTTTATAATGCCAAAGGGGTGATCACGCCAGTCACCATTGTGCTGGCCGGGCCCAACCGGGTTTTACAATGTAAAAACCAGCAATCCGATGGCTATAATGCCGTTCAACTGGGGTTCGGCGACCAAAAAGAGCAGCGTCTTGCCAAATCTTTGCTGGGCCATATAAAGAAATTCAGCGGGACGGCAGTAAAGCGAATCCGGGAATTCCGTGATTTTTCCAAGGAAGTCAAACCGGGGGATGTGATCGGGGCCACGCTTTTTGCCCCAGGCGATTATGTGGACGCAATCGGCATTACAAAGGGGCGCGGGTTTGAAGGGGTGGTGGGGCGCCACGCCTTTGCCGGGGGCGACTCGACCCACGGGGCCAAGGGTTGGCACCGGCGGTCGGGCGCCATCGGCCAGCGGTTGTTCCCAGGCACAGTGATGCGCGGCATGAAAATGCCCGGCCACATGGGCCAAGTCCGCCGAACGGCCCAAAACCTCGAAGTTATCCAAGTGCGCGAAGCTGAAAACGTGCTGTTGATCAGAGGAGCCATTCCCGGGTCCAACGGAGATTACGTGCTCATCCGGGAGTCCAAGAAGCGGCCCAAGGGGTGGCGTCCGCATGCGGAGCGGGCGGAAAACAAGAAAGCGGAGACAAAGAAAAAGTAA
- the tmk gene encoding dTMP kinase, whose protein sequence is MKGLFISFEGTEGCGKSTQMVLLAERLRDQGRTVRTLREPGGTPIGEEIRHTLKHSAVNQAMMAETELLLMNASRAQLVREIIQPALASGEIVLCDRFYDSTTAYQGYGRQLDLGLVRTVIDIAAGATRPHLTLLLNVPQEVSQQRLRARQATLPFIRDRIEEADRSFFERVAKGYQALAAAEPDRVRSIDASGSVQQVREAIWELVAAGVRMKDEG, encoded by the coding sequence ATGAAGGGCCTGTTTATCAGTTTCGAGGGGACGGAGGGCTGCGGTAAATCCACCCAAATGGTTTTATTGGCCGAGCGATTGCGCGACCAGGGACGCACCGTGCGCACCCTGCGCGAGCCAGGCGGCACGCCCATTGGTGAGGAAATTCGGCACACGCTCAAGCATAGCGCCGTCAACCAGGCCATGATGGCCGAGACCGAGCTGCTTCTGATGAACGCCAGCCGCGCCCAACTGGTCCGGGAAATCATCCAGCCGGCCCTGGCCTCAGGCGAGATTGTCCTGTGCGATCGGTTCTACGATTCCACAACAGCCTACCAGGGTTACGGCAGGCAACTGGATTTGGGCCTCGTGCGCACCGTCATCGATATCGCCGCAGGCGCGACACGTCCGCATCTGACCTTGCTTCTGAACGTGCCGCAGGAGGTTAGCCAGCAACGGCTCCGCGCCAGGCAAGCCACCCTGCCCTTCATCCGCGATCGAATCGAAGAAGCTGACCGAAGCTTTTTCGAGCGCGTGGCCAAGGGTTACCAGGCCCTCGCCGCCGCCGAACCGGACCGGGTCCGGTCTATTGACGCCAGCGGAAGCGTTCAGCAAGTGAGGGAAGCAATCTGGGAGTTGGTGGCGGCTGGAGTAAGGATGAAGGATGAAGGATGA
- a CDS encoding malectin domain-containing carbohydrate-binding protein, with protein MKAFALFSFGWLAVSSLLASPPSGQGPGDSLRLNNGWELQDAAQVQQSGEALSQPEFHPNSWHRAVVPGTVLTSLVLDGIYPEPLYGENNRTNVIPDSLCRTTYWYRNTFTPPQSYRGKQVWLAFDGINYIAEVWVNGHQAGTIKGAFTRGIFDITPYVTPGAPNGLAVHVLPQPHPGVSHEKTIATGTGRNGGVTGLDGPTFLCSIGWDWIPTIRDRDTGIWQDVRLFATGPVVVEDPYVTTKLPLPRTDSAELTVQATVRNVTDTPQNGTLTGAIDKIHFKQTVSLAPREARTVTFSPAITRALHVKNPRLWWPNGYGPQNLYTLRLAFAIKGAVSDSKQVNFGVRQISHSLPGSDNLALSVNGVPVIAKGGDWGMDEAMKRIPRERLDAQVRMHQLANYTIIRNWVGQSTSADLYDLCDQYGILLWDEFFEPHPADGPIPPDVELYLANVKDKILRFRTHPSIALWCARNEGDPPPAIGDGIRTLIHELDPGRLYQPSSTSGRGVNSGGPYHWRTPREFYTYNEAFKTEIGSISVPTLEAIHGMMPSKDWEVINDDWAEHDFCSGAQQGDRYPIMISQRYGQPWSLADFVRKAQLANYECFRAMYEGRFAKLFAPETGVITWMSSPAQPSFVWQLYSHDLEPNSSLYATRKACEPIHIQMNQNDWRILIINNTPRPLEGLRVKNAIYNLDGTRKYLQNETLTATPSAASQAGQVPFLAGLSDVHFVKLELRDAEDHLLSENFYWRARPEEPDNFRALNTMPIAGIEVEAGQRQSRGKCLLDVTVRNPSHAVALLTHLQLRKARSSQRVLPVFYTDNYISLLPGEVRYVSIEAPLAALEGDEPLLAVDGWNVALRPVPYSGRSVRVTPNTEAQVHPLAPESAAAGASEWLNINCGGGQVGFFRFGTTPQHEFVVDSDYQGGDGEGTGDLIDTEAPHCAPPAVYRTERHGSCTYRVPALRGHSYTVRLHFAEVKLAPGEREFNVEVNGRRAFSDLDIAAEAGRDKALVKDVASVSPDADGNIVIAFTRGSAGEPLICGIQILE; from the coding sequence TTGAAAGCTTTTGCGCTTTTTAGCTTTGGTTGGTTAGCGGTCAGTTCCTTGCTGGCATCGCCCCCCTCAGGCCAGGGTCCTGGCGACAGCCTGCGCTTGAATAACGGCTGGGAACTCCAGGATGCCGCTCAAGTCCAGCAAAGCGGCGAGGCCCTCTCCCAACCCGAATTTCATCCCAACAGCTGGCATCGCGCTGTAGTGCCTGGAACAGTTCTTACCAGCCTGGTGCTAGACGGGATTTATCCAGAACCATTGTATGGTGAAAACAACCGGACCAATGTGATTCCAGACAGCCTCTGCCGGACGACTTACTGGTACCGGAACACGTTTACGCCGCCGCAATCCTATAGGGGCAAGCAAGTGTGGCTGGCCTTTGATGGCATCAACTACATTGCGGAGGTTTGGGTCAACGGCCACCAGGCCGGGACGATCAAAGGGGCTTTCACCAGAGGCATTTTTGATATCACCCCTTATGTGACTCCAGGAGCGCCCAATGGCCTGGCTGTGCATGTATTGCCCCAGCCGCATCCGGGGGTCTCTCACGAGAAAACCATCGCGACGGGCACGGGTCGCAATGGCGGTGTGACGGGCCTGGACGGGCCGACCTTTCTCTGCTCGATTGGCTGGGATTGGATTCCTACCATCCGCGATCGAGACACAGGAATTTGGCAGGACGTGCGGCTTTTCGCCACAGGGCCGGTGGTGGTCGAGGACCCATACGTAACGACGAAATTGCCCCTGCCCCGCACCGACTCTGCGGAGCTGACTGTTCAAGCCACCGTTCGCAACGTCACCGATACTCCGCAGAACGGCACATTGACCGGCGCCATAGATAAAATTCATTTCAAGCAAACGGTTTCTCTTGCGCCGAGAGAGGCGCGCACCGTGACCTTCTCGCCAGCGATTACGCGAGCGCTTCACGTCAAAAACCCACGGCTCTGGTGGCCCAACGGCTATGGGCCGCAAAACCTTTACACATTGCGCCTGGCTTTTGCGATTAAGGGCGCGGTTTCGGATTCAAAGCAGGTGAACTTTGGTGTGCGCCAGATCAGTCACTCGCTGCCCGGTTCGGACAACCTTGCTCTTTCGGTGAACGGGGTGCCAGTAATCGCCAAAGGTGGCGATTGGGGAATGGATGAAGCCATGAAGCGCATCCCGCGCGAGCGGCTGGATGCCCAAGTGCGCATGCACCAACTCGCCAACTATACCATCATCCGCAACTGGGTCGGCCAGAGCACCAGCGCCGACTTGTACGACCTGTGTGATCAATATGGGATTCTGCTTTGGGATGAATTTTTCGAGCCGCACCCGGCGGATGGGCCGATCCCCCCGGACGTCGAGCTGTACCTGGCCAATGTAAAAGATAAAATCCTGCGCTTCCGAACGCATCCGAGTATTGCGCTTTGGTGCGCGCGCAATGAAGGCGACCCGCCGCCGGCGATTGGCGATGGGATCCGGACGCTCATTCACGAGCTGGACCCGGGCCGGCTTTATCAGCCCAGTTCCACCTCGGGCCGCGGTGTAAATTCCGGCGGCCCATACCATTGGCGCACTCCGCGCGAGTTCTATACATACAACGAGGCATTCAAGACTGAAATCGGGTCAATTTCGGTCCCTACGCTCGAAGCGATTCACGGCATGATGCCCTCGAAGGATTGGGAAGTGATCAACGACGACTGGGCCGAGCACGATTTTTGCTCGGGCGCTCAACAAGGGGATCGCTATCCAATAATGATCTCCCAACGTTACGGCCAGCCGTGGAGCCTGGCTGATTTTGTGCGCAAAGCGCAGCTTGCCAATTATGAATGTTTTCGGGCGATGTATGAGGGCCGGTTCGCCAAGCTTTTTGCTCCCGAAACGGGTGTGATTACCTGGATGAGCAGCCCGGCGCAGCCGAGTTTTGTCTGGCAGCTTTACAGCCATGACCTCGAACCCAATTCATCGTTATACGCTACGCGCAAGGCATGCGAACCCATCCACATCCAGATGAACCAGAATGATTGGCGTATCCTGATCATCAACAATACACCGCGCCCGCTTGAGGGGCTGCGGGTCAAAAACGCCATCTACAATCTGGATGGCACTCGAAAGTATCTGCAGAACGAGACCCTGACCGCCACTCCAAGCGCCGCTTCCCAAGCGGGCCAGGTCCCCTTTCTGGCCGGCCTATCCGATGTGCATTTCGTGAAGCTCGAACTGCGGGATGCAGAGGACCATCTGCTGTCGGAAAACTTTTACTGGCGCGCGCGTCCGGAAGAGCCGGACAATTTCCGCGCATTGAATACGATGCCGATTGCCGGCATTGAAGTTGAAGCCGGCCAACGCCAGAGCCGGGGTAAATGTCTGCTGGACGTGACGGTTCGCAATCCCTCCCATGCGGTGGCGCTGCTCACGCATTTACAATTGCGCAAGGCCCGCTCCAGCCAACGGGTGTTGCCCGTGTTCTATACTGATAATTACATTTCACTTTTACCCGGTGAGGTCCGTTATGTGAGTATTGAGGCGCCCCTGGCAGCGCTTGAGGGCGACGAACCGCTCCTGGCGGTGGATGGCTGGAACGTGGCTCTTCGTCCAGTCCCCTATTCGGGGCGTTCAGTCCGTGTCACGCCCAACACCGAGGCGCAGGTGCATCCTTTGGCCCCGGAGAGCGCAGCGGCGGGAGCGAGCGAGTGGTTGAATATCAATTGCGGCGGCGGGCAGGTTGGCTTTTTCAGGTTCGGGACCACTCCGCAACATGAATTCGTTGTGGACAGCGATTACCAAGGCGGCGATGGAGAAGGGACCGGAGACCTGATTGATACCGAGGCCCCCCACTGCGCGCCACCCGCTGTTTATCGAACGGAGCGGCACGGCTCGTGCACCTACAGGGTGCCAGCGCTTCGCGGCCATTCCTATACCGTGCGATTGCACTTTGCCGAGGTGAAGCTCGCGCCGGGGGAACGCGAGTTTAACGTCGAGGTCAATGGCCGCCGGGCGTTTTCGGATTTGGACATCGCCGCCGAGGCGGGCAGAGACAAGGCCCTGGTAAAAGACGTTGCCTCAGTAAGCCCCGATGCCGACGGGAACATTGTTATTGCGTTCACCCGGGGCTCTGCGGGCGAGCCGTTGATCTGCGGGATTCAGATACTGGAGTAA
- the rplW gene encoding 50S ribosomal protein L23, with protein sequence MNAFEIVKTVRLTEKGTRQGEKFNQYTVVADPRANKIQIRQAVQDLFKVKVLKVNTLNVRGKYRRQRTKQAGQTPNWKKAIVTLKKGDKIVLT encoded by the coding sequence ATGAATGCCTTCGAGATAGTCAAAACGGTGCGTCTGACAGAGAAAGGGACCCGCCAGGGCGAGAAGTTCAACCAATACACGGTCGTGGCGGACCCGCGGGCCAACAAGATACAAATTCGTCAGGCCGTGCAGGACCTTTTTAAGGTCAAAGTCCTCAAAGTCAATACGCTCAACGTGCGCGGCAAATACCGCCGCCAACGCACCAAACAAGCTGGACAGACCCCCAATTGGAAGAAGGCCATCGTGACGCTCAAAAAGGGCGACAAGATCGTTCTGACCTGA
- a CDS encoding type II secretion system protein has protein sequence MRRRLLPAFTLIELLVVIAIIGILAALLLPAIARTKENGRRAACVQNLRQLALSLTLYANDNQDVLPLPQQASGHWPAQLRINYNALRLLVCPSDAETLKMGLPPRLTSADLAPQSYIINAFADYYASLLTNSAPLWTTTPAYLRMKQSVMGHPAETIAFGEKASGSRAYEVNLFEAPTGSYLNDLAENRHNNLAHWPKGGGSNYAMADGHIQYLPWGESTCPVNLWAVTDHWRTDAALCRPR, from the coding sequence GTGCGTCGGCGCTTATTGCCGGCTTTCACCTTGATCGAATTGTTAGTGGTCATCGCCATCATTGGGATTCTAGCCGCCTTGCTGCTGCCTGCCATTGCTCGGACCAAAGAAAATGGCCGCCGTGCCGCTTGCGTACAGAACCTGCGCCAGCTTGCCTTGTCTCTGACGCTTTACGCCAATGATAACCAGGATGTCCTGCCGCTTCCGCAGCAGGCTTCCGGCCATTGGCCGGCGCAGCTTCGAATCAATTACAACGCCTTGCGGCTCCTGGTTTGCCCCTCAGACGCTGAAACGCTTAAAATGGGTCTCCCGCCCCGGCTAACTAGCGCGGATTTGGCCCCACAGAGCTACATCATTAATGCCTTTGCCGATTACTATGCCAGCCTCCTCACAAATTCGGCTCCCCTTTGGACCACCACCCCCGCCTACCTTCGGATGAAGCAGTCCGTCATGGGGCATCCGGCAGAGACGATTGCCTTTGGCGAAAAAGCCAGCGGCTCCCGGGCCTATGAGGTTAATCTATTCGAAGCCCCAACTGGCAGCTACCTGAACGACCTGGCGGAGAACCGGCACAATAACCTGGCCCACTGGCCAAAAGGGGGCGGCTCCAATTACGCCATGGCTGACGGGCATATTCAATACCTCCCCTGGGGGGAATCGACCTGCCCGGTCAACCTCTGGGCCGTTACGGACCATTGGCGCACAGATGCCGCTCTTTGCCGGCCTCGGTAG
- a CDS encoding TlpA disulfide reductase family protein, which translates to MHNGVWTATAAKPVFRRFAFSLLLVTIFPASLARAQSPPANDNFVNAIPILSTNITVNGDNDYATKEPGEPDHAGNPGGKSVWWTWQAPAVGYVTISTHGSTSSVWGGPLDTLLAVYVGNSVSNVNEIASNDEDPATSLTSLLGFKATAGTLYRIAVDGYSPDTPADADSGAILLSLTLSGLAPNDDFADAIQLTGTNLIAIGNNDHSTKEPGEPDHAGNPGGKSVWWTWQAPVTGFVTISTQGSVSSQSGSDLDALLAVYVGKSVSNLSEVASVEGSPASTTFRVDAGKVYRIAVDGFTYDTPTDADSGAIKLSLSIQSGLPLAPAWGPLPDIYGNMVDSTSVAGKVVLLNFWATWCGPCVAEIPDLISLYQKYSPDGLVIVGISIDSSPDGRNPPTSLVSSFVFNNGMTYPVLMDQPSWWSVETSFGGIQFIPTTFVIDSQNHICQKFVGSQTFATFEQAVLPLLYQNLALNLTLNSGQAHISWPVTQATFILETTQDLTGDSWVPVSVSAQSDGINEFVDLPTSAGGQFFRLRSQ; encoded by the coding sequence ATGCACAACGGAGTTTGGACGGCAACTGCGGCTAAGCCGGTGTTTAGACGGTTCGCATTCAGCCTGCTCCTTGTCACAATCTTTCCCGCGTCTTTGGCTCGCGCCCAAAGCCCGCCCGCCAATGACAATTTCGTTAACGCCATTCCGATTCTATCCACGAACATCACGGTGAATGGTGATAACGATTACGCCACCAAAGAACCGGGCGAACCGGACCATGCCGGGAATCCCGGAGGCAAATCAGTCTGGTGGACTTGGCAGGCCCCTGCCGTAGGCTATGTCACCATCTCGACTCACGGCAGCACCAGCAGTGTCTGGGGCGGGCCACTAGATACCCTTTTGGCCGTTTATGTTGGCAACTCCGTTTCCAACGTAAATGAAATCGCCTCGAATGACGAAGACCCTGCCACCAGTCTCACAAGCCTGCTCGGATTCAAAGCCACCGCCGGAACTCTCTACCGCATCGCAGTCGATGGTTATTCCCCCGATACCCCAGCCGATGCCGACTCGGGTGCGATCCTGCTCTCACTGACCTTGTCGGGGTTGGCTCCCAATGACGACTTCGCCGATGCAATCCAACTCACCGGCACCAACTTGATTGCCATAGGCAACAATGATCATTCGACAAAAGAACCGGGCGAACCGGACCATGCCGGGAATCCCGGAGGCAAATCAGTCTGGTGGACTTGGCAGGCCCCAGTCACCGGTTTTGTGACCATCTCAACTCAGGGCAGCGTCAGCAGCCAAAGCGGTTCCGACCTCGATGCCTTGCTGGCGGTTTATGTAGGCAAGTCGGTATCGAATCTCTCGGAAGTCGCCTCCGTTGAAGGATCCCCAGCCAGCACGACCTTTCGCGTCGATGCAGGGAAAGTCTATCGCATAGCCGTGGACGGCTTCACTTATGATACGCCCACCGACGCGGATTCCGGCGCAATCAAACTTTCCTTGAGCATCCAATCGGGCTTGCCCCTCGCCCCCGCATGGGGACCGTTGCCTGACATCTACGGGAACATGGTTGATTCCACCAGTGTTGCCGGCAAGGTCGTTCTGCTCAATTTCTGGGCCACCTGGTGCGGACCGTGCGTGGCCGAGATTCCCGATTTGATATCCTTGTACCAGAAGTATTCGCCGGATGGTCTTGTCATAGTCGGCATATCAATCGATAGCAGCCCGGATGGGAGGAACCCACCCACCTCGCTGGTGAGCAGCTTCGTTTTCAACAACGGCATGACTTACCCCGTCCTCATGGACCAACCTTCATGGTGGTCCGTCGAAACCTCCTTTGGCGGAATTCAATTCATACCCACCACGTTTGTGATCGATTCACAAAATCACATTTGCCAGAAGTTCGTCGGCTCCCAAACTTTCGCCACGTTCGAACAAGCCGTTCTTCCTCTGCTTTATCAGAACCTGGCGCTGAATCTGACATTGAACTCCGGACAAGCCCACATTTCCTGGCCTGTCACACAGGCCACCTTTATACTGGAAACCACCCAGGACCTCACCGGCGATTCCTGGGTGCCGGTGAGTGTTTCCGCGCAGTCGGATGGCATTAACGAGTTTGTGGACCTTCCAACCAGCGCCGGGGGACAGTTCTTCCGCCTGCGCAGCCAATAG
- a CDS encoding HlyD family efflux transporter periplasmic adaptor subunit, whose product MNADAPKPIPMPLRQRWYEVRLRALPFVVFGGAVCLIALLWNQHAAAPTLVGQAEPVLANISSYKPGVLAELTVNRFQRVKTGDPVGQVLVTDPRILASSLAVIQAEIEMLRVNMKPVITQQRNAMDYDQLRLDWMRQRAQLATARVNLQLAQTEFHRMSELFKDQIVSQRVYDQAKAAQDRSQSEVDELAKLVAEGEQNFQTLQLTNATEVSKVTEDPLRAAIAVQESKLRLTEAELSPIQLKAPMDGIVSTIYHRAGEAVTAGQPIAAIATFNPVRIVGYLRPPIGDEPKPGMRVEVRTRGLRRHIGFASVLEVGTQLETVPVTMLGPMRLANAELGLPVDISLPPNITIRAGELVDLVILPNPK is encoded by the coding sequence ATGAATGCGGATGCTCCAAAGCCAATTCCGATGCCCTTGCGGCAGCGCTGGTATGAGGTGCGCCTGCGTGCGTTGCCGTTCGTTGTGTTTGGCGGGGCAGTCTGCCTCATCGCCCTTCTTTGGAACCAACACGCTGCCGCTCCCACCCTGGTCGGCCAGGCTGAACCGGTTCTGGCCAATATTAGCTCTTACAAACCGGGTGTTCTCGCCGAATTAACCGTCAACCGCTTCCAGCGCGTGAAGACCGGCGACCCGGTCGGGCAGGTCCTGGTAACCGACCCGCGAATCCTGGCTTCTTCGCTGGCGGTCATCCAGGCCGAAATCGAGATGCTGCGTGTCAACATGAAACCGGTCATCACCCAACAGCGAAATGCCATGGATTATGACCAACTCAGGCTCGATTGGATGCGCCAACGCGCCCAACTCGCCACCGCCCGCGTGAACCTGCAACTGGCCCAGACCGAATTCCACCGGATGTCTGAGCTGTTCAAAGACCAGATCGTGTCCCAACGCGTTTATGATCAGGCCAAGGCCGCCCAGGACCGCTCTCAAAGCGAAGTCGATGAACTCGCCAAACTGGTGGCGGAAGGGGAACAGAACTTTCAAACGCTCCAATTAACCAATGCGACCGAGGTCTCCAAGGTCACCGAAGACCCTTTGCGGGCTGCAATAGCCGTTCAAGAATCCAAACTGCGCCTCACCGAAGCGGAACTGAGCCCCATCCAATTGAAGGCGCCTATGGACGGGATTGTCTCGACGATTTATCACCGGGCAGGCGAAGCCGTCACGGCCGGCCAGCCGATTGCCGCCATTGCCACCTTCAACCCGGTGCGGATTGTCGGGTACCTGCGGCCCCCGATTGGGGATGAGCCCAAGCCCGGCATGCGCGTCGAGGTCCGCACACGCGGCCTGCGAAGGCACATCGGTTTCGCCAGCGTGCTCGAAGTGGGCACGCAGTTGGAAACGGTGCCCGTCACCATGCTCGGCCCGATGCGCCTGGCCAATGCCGAGCTGGGCCTGCCCGTCGATATCAGCCTCCCACCCAACATTACCATACGAGCGGGGGAATTGGTGGACTTGGTAATCCTGCCGAACCCCAAATAG
- a CDS encoding DUF4404 family protein, protein MIEDTIGKIEAKIQAAEAIKDERRGELLQLLGTLKAEVAELSKTHVEQAESIAGFAELSTHEATRSEQNPRLLKLSLEGLSSSVEELEESHPRLVRIVNAISNTLSNLGI, encoded by the coding sequence ATGATCGAAGATACGATTGGTAAAATCGAAGCCAAAATCCAGGCCGCCGAAGCGATCAAGGACGAGCGGCGCGGCGAACTCCTGCAATTGTTAGGCACGTTGAAAGCGGAGGTTGCGGAGTTGTCGAAGACACATGTTGAGCAGGCCGAGAGTATTGCCGGTTTCGCAGAACTTTCGACGCATGAAGCCACCCGCTCAGAGCAGAATCCGCGCTTGCTAAAGCTCTCGCTAGAGGGGCTGAGCTCATCGGTAGAAGAGCTTGAAGAATCTCATCCGCGCCTCGTACGAATCGTCAATGCCATCAGCAACACCCTTTCAAATCTGGGTATTTGA
- the rplD gene encoding 50S ribosomal protein L4 → MKLTIKDTKGNNQGELEVKFPLVEGGKGTQAVHDTVTAYRAAQRMGTACTKTMGEVAGSGKKPWRQKGTGRARAGSFASPLWRGGGVVFGPKPRDFSKKVSRKTRQLALRKALSERLRAGDVVLIDELKLESGKTKDFVGLLAALDLKGSALIVAQAPDKNLTLASRNVRHVALTTSDSLNTYDLLRPDKLVFTRGAFEQVDARLSKEIT, encoded by the coding sequence ATGAAACTTACAATCAAAGACACCAAGGGAAATAACCAGGGCGAGCTGGAAGTGAAGTTCCCGCTGGTCGAGGGCGGCAAAGGGACCCAGGCGGTCCACGATACGGTGACGGCCTACCGGGCGGCGCAGCGAATGGGGACGGCCTGCACCAAAACCATGGGGGAAGTCGCCGGGTCTGGGAAAAAGCCATGGCGCCAAAAGGGAACTGGGCGCGCGCGAGCCGGGTCATTCGCCTCGCCGCTGTGGCGAGGGGGCGGAGTGGTGTTTGGTCCCAAACCGCGCGATTTCAGCAAGAAAGTTTCACGCAAAACCAGGCAACTGGCGTTGCGCAAGGCGCTTTCGGAGCGCCTGCGCGCCGGCGATGTTGTGCTGATAGATGAATTAAAACTCGAATCCGGCAAGACGAAGGATTTCGTTGGGTTGTTGGCTGCCCTGGATTTGAAGGGCAGCGCCCTGATCGTCGCCCAGGCCCCGGACAAGAACCTGACGCTAGCCTCGCGCAATGTCCGGCATGTCGCCCTGACGACCTCAGATTCGCTGAACACTTATGACCTGCTACGGCCTGATAAACTGGTCTTTACCCGCGGCGCCTTCGAGCAGGTGGATGCCCGGCTGAGCAAGGAAATAACATGA
- the rpsJ gene encoding 30S ribosomal protein S10, producing MAGQRIRIRLKAYDHRVIDQSARDIADTVKRTGARVAGPIPLPTRIERFTVLRSPHSDKKSQETFEQRTHKRLIDIIEPTAKTVDELKKLNLPAGVDITIKI from the coding sequence ATGGCTGGACAACGCATTCGCATTCGACTGAAGGCTTATGACCATCGGGTCATAGACCAATCCGCCCGCGACATCGCGGATACCGTCAAGCGCACGGGGGCGCGTGTCGCCGGGCCCATTCCACTGCCCACCCGCATCGAGCGCTTCACGGTCCTGCGCTCACCGCACTCGGATAAGAAGTCCCAGGAGACATTCGAACAACGGACCCACAAGCGGCTGATCGATATCATCGAACCCACCGCCAAGACAGTGGATGAGCTGAAAAAGCTCAATTTGCCGGCGGGTGTGGACATCACGATCAAGATTTGA